The Canis lupus familiaris isolate Mischka breed German Shepherd chromosome X, alternate assembly UU_Cfam_GSD_1.0, whole genome shotgun sequence genome has a segment encoding these proteins:
- the STARD8 gene encoding stAR-related lipid transfer protein 8 isoform X4 — translation MIRIKSLAQGLAHKVEAKRACKWLRATGFPQYAQLFEEGLFPLDIGSVKKDHSFLDKDSLGALCRRLMTLNNCASMKLEIHYQCKQNEDSEEEEQCTISNHWAFQQESKCWSHVDSSDLLAPPSPGLPVTSSCESVLTELSTTSLPAIAVSLSPEPEPMDLPTPCHVPSLSNQPLLSPTQGHEGPRDKAKKRHSRSFLKHLDSLRWKEKGGSRQAGPDRGPATLEKAIKASSFRSHRGFLSAGFYRAKNRAAASASNSGTETPRAWEAWPVAMFRHPQQVHRGDCLVHVPRDHKPGTFPRSLSIESLFPEDGHCLADWQPGRPWGCEGRRGSCGSTGSHASIYDNMSELYPSEPVLVRAKAEDEEGTGSYAHLDDILQHVWGLQQRVELWSQAIYPDLRTRDKEKEEEEEEEEIASSVEIATVEVGGQAGTLAQIEAPACRESSAPDQADVQPVIPAQVEYQAQSEPLAQAQARAQVEAEALDLGQGHGQEVNSGGEPTSASSVSVEEGHSISDTVASSSELDSSGNSMNEAEVMGSPAGLQASRLHERRDSGVGASLTRPCRKLRWHSFQNSHRPSLNSESLEINWQFAGQIHLLHKGSLLRLTAFMEKYTVPHKPGWAWSVPKFMKRNKTPDYRGQQVFGVPPLIHVQRTGQPLPQSIQQAMRYLRSQCLDQVGIFRKSGVKSRIQNLRQMNEANPDHVCYEGQSAYDVADLLKQYFRDLPEPIFTSKLTTTFLQIYQLLPKDQWLAAAQAATLLLPDENREVLQTLLYFLSDIASAEENQMTAGNLAVCLAPSIFHLNVSKKDSPSPRIRSKRSLVGRPGPRDLSENMAATQGLSHMISDCKKLFQVPQDMVLQLCGSYNAAELSPPCPALAELRQAQAAGISLSLYMEESVQELLRDAAERFKGWMSMPGPQHTELACRKAPDGHPLRVWKVSTEVAAPPPVVLHRVLRERALWDEDLLRAQVLEALMPGVELYHYVTDSMAPHPCRDFVVLRMWRSDLPRGGCLLVSQSLDPEQPVPESGVRAMMLTSQYLMEPCGLGRSRLTHICRADLRGRSPDWYNKVFGHLCAMEVAKIRDSFPTLQAAGPETKL, via the exons AAGGTCTGTTTCCCCTGGATATTGGCTCTGTGAAGAAGGACCACAGTTTTCTGGACAAGGACTCTTTGGGGGCCCTGTGCAG GAGGCTGATGACCTTGAACAACTGTGCCTCGATGAAACTGGAAATTCACTATCAATGCAAGCAG AATGAAGActcagaagaagaagagcagTGTACCATCAGCAACCACTGGGCCTTCCAGCAAGAAAGTAAATGCTGGTCTCATGTGGACTCCTCTGACCTGCTGGCCCCACCAAGCCCTGGCCTGCCAGTGACCTCCAGCTGTGAGAGCGTCCTCACTGAGCTTAGCACCACTTCCCTGCCAGCCATCGCTGTAAGCCTATCGCCAGAGCCGGAGCCAATGGACCTGCCCACGCCCTGCCACGTCCCCAGCCTGAGTAACCAGCCCCTCCTTAGCCCCACCCAGGGCCATGAGGGTCCCCGGGACAAAGCCAAGAAGCGCCATTCTCGTAGCTTCCTTAAGCATCTTGATTCTCTGAGGTGGAAGGAAAAGGGTGGCAGTCGGCAAGCTGGGCCCGACCGTGGCCCAGCCACCTTAGAGAAGGCCATTAAAGCCTCCTCTTTCCGTAGTCACCGTGGCTTCCTCTCAGCTGGATTCTACAGGGCCAAGAATAGGGCAGCCGCCTCAGCCAGCAACAGTGGCACCGAGACTCCAAGGGCCTGGGAGGCCTGGCCTGTGGCCATGTTTCGACACCCTCAGCAGGTGCACCGGGGTGACTGCCTTGTGCATGTGCCCAGGGACCACAAACCAGGCACATTCCCTCGCTCTCTGTCTATTGAGAGCCTGTTCCCCGAGGATGGACACTGCCTGGCAGATTGGCAGCCAGGTAGACCCTGGGGCTGTGAAGGGCGCCGGGGCTCCTGTGGCTCCACGGGCAGCCATGCCAGCATCTATGACAACATGTCTGAGCTGTACCCATCTGAGCCAGTACTGGTCAGGGCTAAAGCTGAAGATGAGGAAGGTACAGGCAGCTATGCCCACCTAGATGACATCCTCCAGCATGTATGGGGGCTGCAGCAACGGGTAGAGCTCTGGTCTCAGGCCATCTACCCAGACCTGCGGACTAgagataaggaaaaggaagaagaggaagaagaggaggagattGCGTCGTCAGTAGAAATAGCCACAGTTGAGGTTGGAGGGCAGGCTGGGACTCTGGCCCAGATAGAGGCTCCAGCCTGCAGAGAGTCCTCAGCCCCAGACCAGGCTGATGTTCAGCCAGTAATCCCAGCTCAGGTTGAGTATCAGGCTCAGTCTGagcccctggcccaggcccaggcccgggcCCAGGTTGAGGCCGAGGCCCTAGACCTGGGCCAAGGTCATGGGCAGGAGGTGAATTCAGGTGGGGAACCCACCTCGGCCTCCAGCGTATCTGTGGAAGAAGGACACTCCATTTCTGACACTGTGGCCTCCTCCAGTGAACTGGACAGTAGTGGAAACTCCATGAACGAGGCTGAGGTCATGGGCTCGCCAGCTGGACTTCAAGCATCCAGACTACATGAACGACGGGATTCAGGCGTTGGGGCCTCACTTACCAGACCCTGCAG GAAGCTCCGCTGGCACAGCTTCCAGAACTCCCACCGGCCCAGCCTCAATTCAGAGTCACTGGAGATCAATTGGCAGTTTGCTGGCCAGATCCACCTCCTGCATAAGGGCTCACTGCTGCGGCTCACTGCCTTCATGGAGAAGTACACTGTGCCACACAAACCAGGGTGGGCCTG GTCAGTGCCCAAGTTCATGAAAAGGAATAAGACTCCAGACTACCGAGGCCAGCAGGTGTTTGGGGTGCCACCCCTTATCCACGTGCAGCGCACAGGCCAGCCACTGCCACAGAGCATTCAGCAAGCCATGCGCTACCTGCGCAGCCAGTGCCTGGACCAG GTGGGCATCTTCCGCAAGTCTGGGGTGAAGTCCAGGATCCAGAACCTGCGGCAAATGAATGAGGCCAACCCAGACCATGTTTGCTACGAGGGCCAGTCGGCCTATGATGTGGCAGACCTGCTGAAGCAGTATTTCCGGGACCTACCAGAGCCTATCTTTACCAGCAAGCTCACGACCACTTTCCTGCAGATCTACCAGC TCCTCCCCAAGGATCAGTGGTTGGCAGCAGCTCAGGCTGCCACCTTGCTGCTCCCGGATGAGAACCGAGAGGTCCTACAGACTCTGCTCTATTTCCTAAGTGACATTGCCTCTGCTGAAGAAAACCAGATGACAGCTGGCAACCTAGCTGTGTGTCTGGCACCTTCCATCTTCCATCTCAACGTCTCTAAGAAGGATAGCCCCTCTCCGAG GATCAGGAGCAAACGCAGCCTGGTTGGCCGGCCAGGCCCTAGGGACCTGAGTGAGAACATGGCTGCCACCCAGGGCCTATCACACATGATCAGTGACTGCAAGAAACTTTTTCAA GTCCCTCAGGACATGGTGCTACAGCTGTGTGGCTCCTACAACGCAGCTGAGCTcagccctccctgcccagccttgGCTGAGCTGCGGCAGGCCCAAGCAGCCGGCATTAGCCTGAGCCTCTACATGGAAGAGAGTGTCCAGGAGCTGCTGCGTGATGCTGCCGAGCGTTTCAAGGGTTGGATGAGTATGCCGGGGCCCCAACACACAGAGCTGGCTTGTAGAAAG GCACCAGATGGGCACCCCCTGCGTGTGTGGAAGGTGTCCACTGAGGTGGCAGCCCCTCCACCTGTCGTGTTACACCGTGTTCTGCGGGAGAGGGCCCTCTGGGATGAGGACCTGCTGCGGGCCCAGGTGTTGGAAGCCCTGATGCCAGGTGTGGAGCTGTACCACTATGTCACCGACAGCATGGCACCCCATCCCTGCCGTGACTTCGTGGTGCTCCG GATGTGGCGCTCTGACCTGCCCCGTGGTGGTTGTCTGCTCGTCTCCCAGTCCCTGGATCCTGAGCAACCTGTGCCAGAATCAGGGGTGCGGGCCATGATGCTCACTTCCCAGTACCTCATGGAGCCTTGTGGCCTGGGCCGCTCCCGGCTCACTCACATCTGCCGTGCTGATCTCAG GGGCCGTTCTCCTGACTGGTACAACAAAGTCTTTGGGCACCTGTGTGCCATGGAAGTGGCGAAGATCCGGGACTCCTTCCCCACCCTGCAGGCAGCTGGCCCTGAGACAAAATTGTGA
- the STARD8 gene encoding stAR-related lipid transfer protein 8 isoform X5, whose protein sequence is MTLNNCASMKLEIHYQCKQNEDSEEEEQCTISNHWAFQQESKCWSHVDSSDLLAPPSPGLPVTSSCESVLTELSTTSLPAIAVSLSPEPEPMDLPTPCHVPSLSNQPLLSPTQGHEGPRDKAKKRHSRSFLKHLDSLRWKEKGGSRQAGPDRGPATLEKAIKASSFRSHRGFLSAGFYRAKNRAAASASNSGTETPRAWEAWPVAMFRHPQQVHRGDCLVHVPRDHKPGTFPRSLSIESLFPEDGHCLADWQPGRPWGCEGRRGSCGSTGSHASIYDNMSELYPSEPVLVRAKAEDEEGTGSYAHLDDILQHVWGLQQRVELWSQAIYPDLRTRDKEKEEEEEEEEIASSVEIATVEVGGQAGTLAQIEAPACRESSAPDQADVQPVIPAQVEYQAQSEPLAQAQARAQVEAEALDLGQGHGQEVNSGGEPTSASSVSVEEGHSISDTVASSSELDSSGNSMNEAEVMGSPAGLQASRLHERRDSGVGASLTRPCRKLRWHSFQNSHRPSLNSESLEINWQFAGQIHLLHKGSLLRLTAFMEKYTVPHKPGWAWSVPKFMKRNKTPDYRGQQVFGVPPLIHVQRTGQPLPQSIQQAMRYLRSQCLDQVGIFRKSGVKSRIQNLRQMNEANPDHVCYEGQSAYDVADLLKQYFRDLPEPIFTSKLTTTFLQIYQLLPKDQWLAAAQAATLLLPDENREVLQTLLYFLSDIASAEENQMTAGNLAVCLAPSIFHLNVSKKDSPSPRIRSKRSLVGRPGPRDLSENMAATQGLSHMISDCKKLFQVPQDMVLQLCGSYNAAELSPPCPALAELRQAQAAGISLSLYMEESVQELLRDAAERFKGWMSMPGPQHTELACRKAPDGHPLRVWKVSTEVAAPPPVVLHRVLRERALWDEDLLRAQVLEALMPGVELYHYVTDSMAPHPCRDFVVLRMWRSDLPRGGCLLVSQSLDPEQPVPESGVRAMMLTSQYLMEPCGLGRSRLTHICRADLRGRSPDWYNKVFGHLCAMEVAKIRDSFPTLQAAGPETKL, encoded by the exons ATGACCTTGAACAACTGTGCCTCGATGAAACTGGAAATTCACTATCAATGCAAGCAG AATGAAGActcagaagaagaagagcagTGTACCATCAGCAACCACTGGGCCTTCCAGCAAGAAAGTAAATGCTGGTCTCATGTGGACTCCTCTGACCTGCTGGCCCCACCAAGCCCTGGCCTGCCAGTGACCTCCAGCTGTGAGAGCGTCCTCACTGAGCTTAGCACCACTTCCCTGCCAGCCATCGCTGTAAGCCTATCGCCAGAGCCGGAGCCAATGGACCTGCCCACGCCCTGCCACGTCCCCAGCCTGAGTAACCAGCCCCTCCTTAGCCCCACCCAGGGCCATGAGGGTCCCCGGGACAAAGCCAAGAAGCGCCATTCTCGTAGCTTCCTTAAGCATCTTGATTCTCTGAGGTGGAAGGAAAAGGGTGGCAGTCGGCAAGCTGGGCCCGACCGTGGCCCAGCCACCTTAGAGAAGGCCATTAAAGCCTCCTCTTTCCGTAGTCACCGTGGCTTCCTCTCAGCTGGATTCTACAGGGCCAAGAATAGGGCAGCCGCCTCAGCCAGCAACAGTGGCACCGAGACTCCAAGGGCCTGGGAGGCCTGGCCTGTGGCCATGTTTCGACACCCTCAGCAGGTGCACCGGGGTGACTGCCTTGTGCATGTGCCCAGGGACCACAAACCAGGCACATTCCCTCGCTCTCTGTCTATTGAGAGCCTGTTCCCCGAGGATGGACACTGCCTGGCAGATTGGCAGCCAGGTAGACCCTGGGGCTGTGAAGGGCGCCGGGGCTCCTGTGGCTCCACGGGCAGCCATGCCAGCATCTATGACAACATGTCTGAGCTGTACCCATCTGAGCCAGTACTGGTCAGGGCTAAAGCTGAAGATGAGGAAGGTACAGGCAGCTATGCCCACCTAGATGACATCCTCCAGCATGTATGGGGGCTGCAGCAACGGGTAGAGCTCTGGTCTCAGGCCATCTACCCAGACCTGCGGACTAgagataaggaaaaggaagaagaggaagaagaggaggagattGCGTCGTCAGTAGAAATAGCCACAGTTGAGGTTGGAGGGCAGGCTGGGACTCTGGCCCAGATAGAGGCTCCAGCCTGCAGAGAGTCCTCAGCCCCAGACCAGGCTGATGTTCAGCCAGTAATCCCAGCTCAGGTTGAGTATCAGGCTCAGTCTGagcccctggcccaggcccaggcccgggcCCAGGTTGAGGCCGAGGCCCTAGACCTGGGCCAAGGTCATGGGCAGGAGGTGAATTCAGGTGGGGAACCCACCTCGGCCTCCAGCGTATCTGTGGAAGAAGGACACTCCATTTCTGACACTGTGGCCTCCTCCAGTGAACTGGACAGTAGTGGAAACTCCATGAACGAGGCTGAGGTCATGGGCTCGCCAGCTGGACTTCAAGCATCCAGACTACATGAACGACGGGATTCAGGCGTTGGGGCCTCACTTACCAGACCCTGCAG GAAGCTCCGCTGGCACAGCTTCCAGAACTCCCACCGGCCCAGCCTCAATTCAGAGTCACTGGAGATCAATTGGCAGTTTGCTGGCCAGATCCACCTCCTGCATAAGGGCTCACTGCTGCGGCTCACTGCCTTCATGGAGAAGTACACTGTGCCACACAAACCAGGGTGGGCCTG GTCAGTGCCCAAGTTCATGAAAAGGAATAAGACTCCAGACTACCGAGGCCAGCAGGTGTTTGGGGTGCCACCCCTTATCCACGTGCAGCGCACAGGCCAGCCACTGCCACAGAGCATTCAGCAAGCCATGCGCTACCTGCGCAGCCAGTGCCTGGACCAG GTGGGCATCTTCCGCAAGTCTGGGGTGAAGTCCAGGATCCAGAACCTGCGGCAAATGAATGAGGCCAACCCAGACCATGTTTGCTACGAGGGCCAGTCGGCCTATGATGTGGCAGACCTGCTGAAGCAGTATTTCCGGGACCTACCAGAGCCTATCTTTACCAGCAAGCTCACGACCACTTTCCTGCAGATCTACCAGC TCCTCCCCAAGGATCAGTGGTTGGCAGCAGCTCAGGCTGCCACCTTGCTGCTCCCGGATGAGAACCGAGAGGTCCTACAGACTCTGCTCTATTTCCTAAGTGACATTGCCTCTGCTGAAGAAAACCAGATGACAGCTGGCAACCTAGCTGTGTGTCTGGCACCTTCCATCTTCCATCTCAACGTCTCTAAGAAGGATAGCCCCTCTCCGAG GATCAGGAGCAAACGCAGCCTGGTTGGCCGGCCAGGCCCTAGGGACCTGAGTGAGAACATGGCTGCCACCCAGGGCCTATCACACATGATCAGTGACTGCAAGAAACTTTTTCAA GTCCCTCAGGACATGGTGCTACAGCTGTGTGGCTCCTACAACGCAGCTGAGCTcagccctccctgcccagccttgGCTGAGCTGCGGCAGGCCCAAGCAGCCGGCATTAGCCTGAGCCTCTACATGGAAGAGAGTGTCCAGGAGCTGCTGCGTGATGCTGCCGAGCGTTTCAAGGGTTGGATGAGTATGCCGGGGCCCCAACACACAGAGCTGGCTTGTAGAAAG GCACCAGATGGGCACCCCCTGCGTGTGTGGAAGGTGTCCACTGAGGTGGCAGCCCCTCCACCTGTCGTGTTACACCGTGTTCTGCGGGAGAGGGCCCTCTGGGATGAGGACCTGCTGCGGGCCCAGGTGTTGGAAGCCCTGATGCCAGGTGTGGAGCTGTACCACTATGTCACCGACAGCATGGCACCCCATCCCTGCCGTGACTTCGTGGTGCTCCG GATGTGGCGCTCTGACCTGCCCCGTGGTGGTTGTCTGCTCGTCTCCCAGTCCCTGGATCCTGAGCAACCTGTGCCAGAATCAGGGGTGCGGGCCATGATGCTCACTTCCCAGTACCTCATGGAGCCTTGTGGCCTGGGCCGCTCCCGGCTCACTCACATCTGCCGTGCTGATCTCAG GGGCCGTTCTCCTGACTGGTACAACAAAGTCTTTGGGCACCTGTGTGCCATGGAAGTGGCGAAGATCCGGGACTCCTTCCCCACCCTGCAGGCAGCTGGCCCTGAGACAAAATTGTGA